One Nicotiana sylvestris chromosome 12, ASM39365v2, whole genome shotgun sequence genomic window carries:
- the LOC104237176 gene encoding phospholipase A1-Ibeta2, chloroplastic-like produces the protein MQIGATLPATNLHFFQSKRASFKCNGSPLNPSFLNTQSVKTEMTRKHLSNLEKILQKQPQKTQSVDSNEVVQESRNGLKEKKGRNLLEGLNLARIWPEHKVAEEMSPRYLNRLQKMLSNNNIEYSPRNSLGSRWKEFHGSNDWLGLIDPLNENLRRELIRYGEFVQAAYHCFHSNPSTSSGEGLLRPRHVALPDKSYKVTKSLYATSSVGLPKWVDDVAPDLGWMTQRSSWIGYVAVCDDRSEIQRMGRRDIVIALRGTATCLEWGENFRDLLVQIPAETETDSTDGQAKVECGFLSLFQTSGVNVPSLAESVVNEVQRLIEQYKGENLSITVTGHSLGAALALLVADEISTCAPDAPPVAVFSFGGPRVGNRSFADRLNSKNVKVLRIVNNQDVITRVPGMFVSESLDKKLRESGIASGVLNVLDKSMPWAYSHVGTELRVDTRMSPFLKPDADIACCHDLEAYLHLVDGYLASNCPFRANAKRSLAKLLNEQKSNIKRLYTSKAKGLSLNLEREHSFSTPSCLPSPSS, from the coding sequence ATGCAAATCGGAGCAACACTTCCGGCTACAAACCTCCATTTTTTTCAGTCAAAAAGAGCCAGTTTCAAATGCAATGGATCCCCATTAAACCCTAGTTTTTTGAATACACAAAGTGTAAAAACAGAGATGACAAGAAAACATCtctcaaatcttgaaaaaatcTTACAAAAGCAACCTCAAAAAACCCAATCAGTCGATTCAAATGAAGTTGTTCAAGAATCGCGTAATGGGTTAAAGGAGAAAAAGGGAAGGAATTTATTGGAAGGGTTGAATTTGGCAAGAATTTGGCCTGAACATAAGGTTGCTGAAGAAATGTCACCAAGATATTTAAACAGGCTACAAAAAATGTTATCAAATAATAACATTGAATATTCGCCAAGAAATAGTCTTGGTAGTAGGTGGAAGGAATTTCATGGTAGTAATGATTGGCTAGGCTTAATTGATCCTTTAAATGAGAATTTAAGGCGAGAATTGATTAGATATGGTGAGTTTGTTCAAGCAGCTTATCATTGTTTTCATTCAAATCCTTCAACTTCTTCAGGAGAAGGGTTGTTACGCCCGAGACACGTGGCGTTGCCCGATAAGTCATATAAGGTGACCAAGAGTCTGTATGCAACGTCGTCCGTTGGATTACCAAAATGGGTGGACGACGTTGCACCAGACCTTGGATGGATGACTCAGAGGTCGAGTTGGATTGGTTATGTCGCGGTTTGTGATGATAGGTCAGAGATTCAACGTATGGGACGGAGGGATATTGTCATAGCTCTACGTGGCACTGCAACTTGTCTCGAATGGGGTGAAAACTTTCGTGACTTGTTGGTTCAAATTCCAGCAGAGACAGAAACAGATTCAACTGACGGACAGGCTAAAGTGGAATGTGGATTCTTGAGTTTGTTTCAAACAAGTGGTGTTAATGTTCCAAGTTTAGCTGAATCAGTAGTTAATGAAGTGCAAAGACTCATTGAACAATACAAAGGTGAGAATTTAAGTATTACTGTAACAGGCCATAGTCTTGGAGCAGCCTTGGCATTGTTAGTAGCAGATGAAATAAGTACATGTGCACCCGATGCACCACCCGTGGCTGTTTTCTCGTTCGGGGGTCCTCGAGTGGGCAATCGAAGCTTTGCAGATCGATTAAACTCAAAAAACGTTAAAGTGCTACGTATCGTGAACAATCAAGATGTAATCACTCGAGTTCCAGGGATGTTCGTGAGCGAATCACTCGATAAAAAATTAAGGGAGTCAGGAATTGCGAGTGGTGTGCTAAATGTGCTTGACAAAAGTATGCCATGGGCATATTCACATGTTGGAACAGAGCTAAGAGTTGACACAAGAATGTCACCATTTTTAAAGCCTGATGCAGATATTGCCTGTTGCCATGATTTGGAGGCATATTTGCATTTGGTGGATGGATATTTAGCATCAAATTGTCCATTTAGAGCAAATGCAAAGAGAAGTTTAGCCAAGTTGTTAAATGAACAAAAGTCTAATATCAAAAGGCTTTATACTAGTAAAGCAAAAGGTTTGAGCCTTAATCTTGAAAGAGAACATAGTTTCTCTACACCTAGTTGTTTGCCTAGTCCATCTTCTTGA
- the LOC104237175 gene encoding RGG repeats nuclear RNA binding protein A, whose translation MATLNPFDLLDDDAEDPSLDELKLAQAQASAVGSVPKKTGPVQAQAQPAKPAAKLPSKPVPPSQAVRDARSDSQRGGGRGGPRGGGRGRAPGRGRGFNQESADDENAFGSNNGFSGRYRVQEDGESGKLSERRGGYGGPRGGFRGGRRGGFSNGDAAEGEGERPRRVFDRRSGTGRGNEYIKREGSGRGNWGTPADDIAQETEVPVNDGEKIVEAEKEAGQEDAEDTNKDSTAAEPEEKEPEEKEMTLEEYEKLMEEKRKALLALKPEERKVNLDKELETMQLLSNKKNDDEIFIKLGSEKEKRKEAVEKARKTKSINEFLKPADGESSYYRRGGRGRGQGRGRGGFGGGVGGNKNFSAPSIEDVGQFPSLVAK comes from the exons ATGGCTACACTAAATCCATTTGACCTATTGGATGATGATGCTGAGGATCCAAGTTTGGATGAGTTGAAACTGGCTCAAGCTCAGGCTTCAGCTGTTGGTTCTGTACCTAAGAAAACGGGCCCAGTTCAGGCCCAAGCTCAGCCCGCTAAGCCTGCTGCTAAGTTGCCTTCCAAACCAGTTCCACCTTCTCAGGCTG TGAGGGATGCAAGGAGTGACAGCCAGCGTGGAGGAGGACGTGGGGGTCCACGTGGGGGAGGCCGTGGACGTGCGCCTGGGCGTGGACGTGGGTTTAACCAAGAATCTGCTGATGATGAGAATGCTTTTGGCAGTAACAATGGATTCTCTGGGCGGTACAGAGTTCAAGAAGATGGAGAGTCAGGAAAGCTCTCTGAAAGGAGAGGTGGATATGGCGGACCTCGTGGGGGGTTCCGTGGAGGTCGTCGTGGTGGTTTCAGTAATGGAGATGCTGCAGAAGGAGAAGGGGAACGCCCACGGAGAGTGTTTGATCGACGAAGTGGAACTGGCCGTGG GAATGAGTATATTAAACGGGAGGGTTCTGGTCGTGGGAATTGGGGAACTCCTGCAGATGATATTGCACA AGAGACTGAAGTGCCTGTTAATGATGGTGAGAAGATTGTCGAGGCTGAGAAAGAAGCTGGACAGGAAGATGCTGAAGACACCAATAAGGATTCTACTGCTGCTGAGCCAGAAGAGAAGGAACCTGAGGAGAAG GAGATGACCCTTGAGGAGTATGAGAAGCTTATGGAAGAGAAGAGGAAGGCGTTGCTGGCTCTAAAGCCTGAGGAAAGAAAGGTTAATTTGGACAAAGAACTTGAAACCATGCAACTTCTCTCAAACAAGAAAAATGATGATGAAATCTTCATTAAATTG GGTtctgagaaagaaaagagaaaagaggcaGTGGAAAAAGCCAGAAAG ACCAAAAGCATAAACGAGTTTCTGAAGCCAGCAGATGGAGAAAGTAGTTATTATCGCCGTGGTGGTCGTGGCAGGGGACAGGGCCGTGGGAGAGGTGGTTTTGGTGGTGGTGTTGGTGGAAACAAAAACTTTTCAGCCCCATCTATTGAAGATGTTGGCCAGTTCCCGTCCTTGGTTGCCAAATGA
- the LOC104237174 gene encoding protein ECERIFERUM 2-like: MATCNGNGAAKFSSKLQVEAIQTVIPMKITDPRLSRRISVSEKFCSGDLQRRFHMVLYYNKASETDSGWIVAGWFKESLGMAIVESPLFGGRLRKLEDNNDLELVSNDSGVRLVEANVEINMADFIDLKNKENIETEFVFWEDIHETSPQFSPLFYVQVTNFKCGGYSIGISCSLFLADPFVMTNFLKNWSKIHNKLISQIDAPKIPAFYTPNLRKVGFLPTISTSLTTRNQTTQTQIFKIPKTPLNLNNNFLKNYAAKCIGEIEEKIGKKLSSKFTLFVKESTNSENVIKVETCNKEEIIKEECGLLSKNGGLISISWDDLGGDKVSFNEGNKAVNMSCWIINAENQDLVMITPSLDEDSSQLNIIITVTN; the protein is encoded by the exons ATGGCAACTTGCAATGGAAATGGAGCTGCAAAATTTTCCTCCAAATTGCAAGTTGAAGCAATCCAAACTGTGATACCAATGAAGATAACCGATCCACGGTTATCGAGGCGAATCTCGGTATCTGAGAAATTTTGCTCGGGTGATTTGCAAAGGCGATTTCACATGGTGTTGTACTATAATAAGGCATCAGAGACGGATTCAGGATGGATAGTTGCGGGTTGGTTTAAAGAGTCATTAGGAATGGCAATAGTTGAAAGTCCATTATTTGGTGGAAGATTAAGGAAATTAGAGGATAATAATGATTTGGAATTGGTTTCAAATGATTCTGGTGTTAGATTGGTTGAGGCTAATGTTGAAATAAATATGGCTGATTttattgatctcaaaaataaggaaaatatagAAACTGAGTTTGTTTTCTGGGAAGATATTCATGAAACAAGTCCTCAATTTTCTCCCCTTTTCTATGTCCAG GTGACAAATTTCAAGTGTGGAGGATACTCAATTGGGATAAGTTGCAGCCTTTTTCTAGCAGATCCATTTGTCATGACAAATTTCTTGAAAAATTGGTCCAAAATTCACAACAAATTAATCTCACAAATTGATGCACCAAAAATTCCAGCATTTTACACTCCAAATTTAAGAAAAGTTGGCTTTTTACCTACTATATCTACTAGCTTAACCACAAGAAATCAAACCACCCAAACTCAAATTTTCAAAATTCCCAAAACCCCCTTGAATTTAAACAATAATTTCCTCAAGAATTATGCAGCAAAATGTATTggagaaatagaagaaaaaattggTAAAAAATTGTCTTCAAAATTCACTTTGTTTGTGAAAGAGAGTACTAATTCTGAGAATGTAATTAAGGTGGAAACTTGTAATAAAGAGGAGATAATTAAGGAGGAATGTGGATTACTATCTAAAAATGGTGGATTAATTTCAATAAGTTGGGATGATTTGGGAGGTGATAAAGTGAGTTTTAATGAAGGAAATAAGGCTGTTAATATGTCATGTTGGATTATTAATGCAGAAAATCAAGATCTTGTGATGATTACTCCATCTCTTGATGAAGATAGCTCTCAACTAAACATTATAATTACCGTTACTAATTAG
- the LOC138882643 gene encoding uncharacterized protein: protein MIGKKRPPAPFPQRLAKYQKEEQYKKFLEMLKQIQVNILLIDTLKEMPGYAKMMKDLMSQKFDFQDLATVTLTQTCSAVVTRPIAEKLSDPGSFTIPCTIGDFAFAKALCDLGANINLMPLEIYKRLGIGRARPTSMLLQLADRTVKRPSSIMYDVLIQVGKFVFPADFVILD from the coding sequence atgattgggaagaagagacctcctgcaCCCTTCCCTCAGAGGTTAGCTAAGTACCAAAAAGAGGAGCAATACAAGAAGTTCTTGGAGATGctaaaacaaatccaggtaaatattctcttaattgatactttgaaagagatgcctgggtatgcaaaaatgatgaaggacttaatGTCCCAAAAATTTGATTTCCAAGATTTGGCCACAGTTACTCTTACTCAAAcctgtagtgcagtggtgactagaccaattgcgGAAAAGCTGTCTGACCCAGGGAGCTTTACAATCCCATGCACTATTGGTGATTTTGCCTTTGCTAAAGCACTGTGTGATCTAGGGGCCAACATTAATCTTATGCCCCTAGAAATTTATAAGAGGTTGggtattggaagagctagacccacctctatgttgttgcagctggctgacaggacGGTAAAGCGACCCTCTAGTATTATGTatgatgtgttgattcaggtagggaaatttgtgttccctgcagattttgtaatCTTAGACTGa
- the LOC104237173 gene encoding vesicle-associated protein 2-1-like encodes MSGATNQLISVSPPELRFQFELDKQSYCDLKVTNSTEHSVAFKVKTTSPKKYFVRPNTGIIQPWDSCFIRVTLQSQKEYPPDMQCKDKFLLQSTIVNNDIDELSPDTFNKESGRTVEESKLRVVYISPHSSPGHSEDFKQSSDFTSNQALQRIKDERDAAVRQTQQLLQELEIMKRRRNRNDPGFSLKFAIVVGVIGLMVGFLLKLLSSPSVE; translated from the exons ATGAGTGGTGCTACGAACCAGTTGATATCTGTTAGTCCGCCGGAGCTCAGGTTCCAAT TTGAGTTGGATAAACAAAGCTACTGCGATCTTAAAGTCACAAACAGCACAGAGCATTCTGTTGCTTTTAAG GTGAAAACTACTTCCCCAAAGAAGTATTTTGTTCGACCGAACACTGGTATTATACAGCCCTGGGATTCATGTTTCATTCGAG TCACCCTTCAGTCTCAAAAGGAGTATCCGCCCGATATGCAATGCAAGGACAAATTCCTCCTACAGAGCACAATTGTGAATAATGATATTGATGAACTTTCTCCAGATACT TTTAATAAGGAAAGCGGAAGAACTGTAGAAGAGTCCAAGCTTAGGGTTGTTTACATATCTCCTCATTCATCTCCTGGACATTCTGAAGATTTTaaacaaagttctgatttcacCTCT AATCAAGCATTGCAGCGTATCAAGGATGAAAGAGATGCAGCTGTCCGACAAACACAACAGCTGTTACAGGAACTG GAAATTATGAAGAGACGAAGAAATCGGAATGATCCAGGCTTCTCTCTAAAGTTTGCAATTGTTGTGGGAGTCATTGGCCTAATGGTTGGCTTTCTGCTAAAACTGTTGTCATCACCTTCAGTAGAATAG